One stretch of Deltaproteobacteria bacterium DNA includes these proteins:
- a CDS encoding transporter substrate-binding protein, which yields MAALAALFAAQTVQAADTIKVGVLHSLSGTMAISETTLKDTVLMMVDDLNKKGGLLGKKVEAVVVDPASNWPLFAEKARELLSKHKVDVVFGCWTSVSRKSVLPVFEELNGLLFYPVQYEGEESSRNVFYTGAAPNQQAIPAVEYLMSEDGGSVERWVLAGTDYVYPRTTNKILEAFLTSKGVASEDIMINYTPFGHSDWQ from the coding sequence ATGGCGGCCCTGGCCGCCCTGTTCGCGGCCCAGACGGTCCAAGCCGCCGACACCATCAAGGTCGGCGTGCTGCATTCGCTGTCCGGCACCATGGCCATCAGCGAAACCACGCTGAAGGACACCGTGTTGATGATGGTGGACGACCTCAACAAGAAGGGCGGCCTTCTGGGCAAGAAGGTGGAGGCCGTGGTGGTGGATCCGGCCTCCAACTGGCCGCTGTTCGCGGAAAAGGCGCGCGAGCTGCTGTCCAAGCACAAGGTGGACGTGGTGTTCGGCTGCTGGACCTCGGTGTCGCGGAAGTCGGTGCTTCCGGTCTTCGAGGAGTTGAACGGGTTGCTGTTCTACCCCGTCCAGTACGAGGGCGAGGAAAGCTCCAGGAACGTCTTCTACACCGGCGCGGCGCCGAACCAGCAGGCCATTCCGGCGGTGGAGTACCTCATGAGCGAGGACGGCGGCAGCGTAGAGCGCTGGGTCCTGGCGGGCACCGACTACGTCTACCCGCGCACCACCAACAAGATCCTGGAGGCCTTTCTGACGTCCAAGGGCGTCGCGTCCGAAGACATCATGATCAACTACACGCCCTTCGGACACTCGGACTGGCAG
- a CDS encoding TIGR00725 family protein has protein sequence MTTGAGRFAQASLIGDSDASYDNLDLAEQAGEMLARRGVTLVTGGRGGVMEAAGRGAARAGGLTVGIMPGTDARSANPYCDVVIPTGLGHARNVLTALAGDFIVAVGGGAGTLSELCFGWIHGRPIYVLGGSGGWSDRLAGGALDHRTSSVIVPCNGIEALEGEVVRFCAAKGLRLRDPGAGS, from the coding sequence ATGACCACCGGCGCCGGACGCTTCGCGCAAGCATCCCTGATCGGGGACTCGGACGCCTCCTACGACAACCTCGATCTGGCCGAGCAGGCCGGCGAGATGCTCGCGCGACGCGGCGTCACCCTGGTCACCGGCGGCCGCGGCGGCGTCATGGAAGCGGCCGGCCGGGGCGCCGCCCGCGCCGGCGGCCTCACCGTAGGCATCATGCCCGGCACCGACGCACGCTCGGCCAACCCTTACTGCGATGTCGTCATCCCCACCGGCCTGGGCCACGCGCGCAACGTGCTGACGGCCTTGGCCGGCGACTTCATCGTCGCGGTCGGCGGCGGCGCCGGCACCCTCTCGGAACTCTGCTTCGGATGGATCCACGGCCGGCCCATCTACGTGCTTGGGGGCTCCGGCGGGTGGTCCGACCGCCTCGCCGGCGGCGCCCTGGACCACCGGACCTCCTCGGTGATCGTCCCCTGCAACGGCATCGAGGCGCTGGAAGGCGAAGTGGTGCGGTTCTGTGCCGCCAAGGGGCTGCGGCTTCGGGACCCCGGCGCCGGTTCATGA